One genomic segment of Theobroma cacao cultivar B97-61/B2 chromosome 6, Criollo_cocoa_genome_V2, whole genome shotgun sequence includes these proteins:
- the LOC18596839 gene encoding uncharacterized protein LOC18596839 isoform X1 codes for MTGGSLGIRSGSYGSLDKQLQNGVLPIQAPSATRTKPSKMFKEKETLVHWICKFAGRKKVGMLLLCAISAAVFVWVLYVGKGEDQESDNVPKVNDSLPLNNSGSPLINEVQSVRIDNWTSLPVIVEGTEVRVMPPPPPSYFLGYTLPPGHPCATFSLPPPPADKKRTGPRPCPVCYLPVEDAIALMPKVPSFSPVVKNLTYIYEENLNKETEFGGSDFGGYPTLKQRDDSYDIRESMNVHCGFVKGSKPGHGTGFDIDDNDLLEMEKCHGVVVASAIFGAFDIIQQPKNISEYSKQTICFYMFADEETEADLQANRGLGESKKIGVWRIVVVRNLPYTDGRRNGKIPKLLPHRLFPNARFSLWIDGKLELVADPYQILERFLWRKNATFAISRHYKRFDVFDEAEANKAAGKYDNASIDFQVDFYKKEGLTPYSEAKLPITSDVPEGCVIIREHVPISNLFTCLWFNDVDRFTSRDQISFSTVRDKIAAKTNWSVNMFLDCERRNFVVQKHHKEVLAHLAQMSPPTIYPPPSPLSLANDPPRLFSLETSGESIVSTPLRKVSPRRGRDKRSGSRRHRKVVRGTDSS; via the exons ATGACTGGAGGGTCATTGGGGATTCGTTCTGGGAGTTATGGGTCTTTGGACAAACAGCTGCAAAACGGTGTTTTGCCAATTCAAGCGCCTTCAGCAACAAGAACTAAGCCTTCTAAAATGTTTAAGGAAAAGGAGACATTGGTTCATTGGATCTGTAAGTTTGCTGGCCGCAAAAAGGTTGGAATGCTgctcctttgtgcaatctccGCTGCCGTCTTTGTTTGGGTCTTATATGTTGGCAAAG GTGAAGATCAGGAAAGTGACAATGTCCCTAAGGTAAATGATAGCTTGCCTCTAAATAATTCTGGATCTCCCCTGATAAATGAAGTGCAAAGTGTCAGAATAGACAATTGGACATCTTTACCAGTCATTGTGGAAGGAACTGAAGTTAGGGTAATGCCCCCTCCTCCTCCTTCATATTTTCTGGGCTACACTCTTCCTCCAGGGCATCCATGCGCTACTTTCAGTTTACCCCCTCCACCAGCAGACAAAAAAAGAACAGGGCCACGTC CTTGTCCTGTATGTTACCTTCCTGTGGAGGATGCTATTGCCTTGATGCCAAAAGTCCCATCATTTTCTCCAGTCGTTAAGAATTTAACATATATTTATGAGGAAAACTTAAATAAAGAGACAGAATTTGGAGGTTCAGACTTTGGTGGGTATCCTACTTTAAAGCAGCGTGATGATTCATATGACATAAGAGAGTCGATGAATGTGCACTGTGG ATTTGTCAAAGGAAGCAAACCTGGCCATGGGACAGGATTTGACATTGATGACAATGATCTTCTTGAGATGGAGAAATGTCATGGAGTGGTTGTTGCATCAGCAATATTTG GAGCTTTTGATATCATACAACAGCCAAAGAATATTAGCGAATATTCCAAGCAAACTATCTGCTTCTACATGTTTGCCGATGAAGAAACAGAAGCTGACTTGCAAGCTAATCGTGGTCTGGGTGAGAGTAAGAAGATTGGAGTATGGAGAATAGTTGTTGTGCGTAATCTTCCTTACACCGATGGAAGGCGCAATGGAAAG ATCCCCAAGCTTCTACCACATAGGCTATTTCCCAATGCACGTTTTTCTTTGTGGATTGATGGGAAACTTGAGCTTGTTGCTGATCCATATCAAATTCTTGAGAG GTTCTTGTGGAGAAAAAATGCAACTTTTGCAATTTCTAGGCATTATAAACGCTTTGATGTGTTTGATGAAGCTGAGGCAAATAAAGCTGCTGGCAAATATGATAATGCCTCCATTGACTTTCAGGTTGACTTTTACAAAAAGGAGGGTTTGACCCCATATTCTGAGGCTAAACTTCCTATCACAAGTG ATGTTCCTGAAGGATGTGTAATAATAAGGGAGCATGTTCCTATTAGCAACCTCTTTACTTGTCTTTGGTTCAATGACGTTGACCGTTTTACTTCTAGAGATCAAATTAGTTTTTCAACAGTGAGGGATAAGATTGCGGCAAAGACAAATTGGAGTGTGAATATGTTCTTGGACTGTGAAAGGCGTAACTTTGTTGTTCAG AAACACCATAAGGAAGTTTTAGCACATTTGGCTCAGATGTCTCCTCCTACAATTTACCCTCCACCGTCACCACTATCTTTGGCCAATGATCCACCTAGACTATTTTCCCTTGAAACTTCAGGTGAAAGTATTGTCAGTACTCCACTCAGAAAGGTCTCACCAAGACGTGGGAGAGATAAGAGGTCAGGTTCTAGACGTCACCGCAAAGTTGTCAGGGGAACCGATTCAAGTTAA
- the LOC18596839 gene encoding uncharacterized protein LOC18596839 isoform X2, giving the protein MSLARAGEDQESDNVPKVNDSLPLNNSGSPLINEVQSVRIDNWTSLPVIVEGTEVRVMPPPPPSYFLGYTLPPGHPCATFSLPPPPADKKRTGPRPCPVCYLPVEDAIALMPKVPSFSPVVKNLTYIYEENLNKETEFGGSDFGGYPTLKQRDDSYDIRESMNVHCGFVKGSKPGHGTGFDIDDNDLLEMEKCHGVVVASAIFGAFDIIQQPKNISEYSKQTICFYMFADEETEADLQANRGLGESKKIGVWRIVVVRNLPYTDGRRNGKIPKLLPHRLFPNARFSLWIDGKLELVADPYQILERFLWRKNATFAISRHYKRFDVFDEAEANKAAGKYDNASIDFQVDFYKKEGLTPYSEAKLPITSDVPEGCVIIREHVPISNLFTCLWFNDVDRFTSRDQISFSTVRDKIAAKTNWSVNMFLDCERRNFVVQKHHKEVLAHLAQMSPPTIYPPPSPLSLANDPPRLFSLETSGESIVSTPLRKVSPRRGRDKRSGSRRHRKVVRGTDSS; this is encoded by the exons ATGTCTTTAGCTCGAGCAG GTGAAGATCAGGAAAGTGACAATGTCCCTAAGGTAAATGATAGCTTGCCTCTAAATAATTCTGGATCTCCCCTGATAAATGAAGTGCAAAGTGTCAGAATAGACAATTGGACATCTTTACCAGTCATTGTGGAAGGAACTGAAGTTAGGGTAATGCCCCCTCCTCCTCCTTCATATTTTCTGGGCTACACTCTTCCTCCAGGGCATCCATGCGCTACTTTCAGTTTACCCCCTCCACCAGCAGACAAAAAAAGAACAGGGCCACGTC CTTGTCCTGTATGTTACCTTCCTGTGGAGGATGCTATTGCCTTGATGCCAAAAGTCCCATCATTTTCTCCAGTCGTTAAGAATTTAACATATATTTATGAGGAAAACTTAAATAAAGAGACAGAATTTGGAGGTTCAGACTTTGGTGGGTATCCTACTTTAAAGCAGCGTGATGATTCATATGACATAAGAGAGTCGATGAATGTGCACTGTGG ATTTGTCAAAGGAAGCAAACCTGGCCATGGGACAGGATTTGACATTGATGACAATGATCTTCTTGAGATGGAGAAATGTCATGGAGTGGTTGTTGCATCAGCAATATTTG GAGCTTTTGATATCATACAACAGCCAAAGAATATTAGCGAATATTCCAAGCAAACTATCTGCTTCTACATGTTTGCCGATGAAGAAACAGAAGCTGACTTGCAAGCTAATCGTGGTCTGGGTGAGAGTAAGAAGATTGGAGTATGGAGAATAGTTGTTGTGCGTAATCTTCCTTACACCGATGGAAGGCGCAATGGAAAG ATCCCCAAGCTTCTACCACATAGGCTATTTCCCAATGCACGTTTTTCTTTGTGGATTGATGGGAAACTTGAGCTTGTTGCTGATCCATATCAAATTCTTGAGAG GTTCTTGTGGAGAAAAAATGCAACTTTTGCAATTTCTAGGCATTATAAACGCTTTGATGTGTTTGATGAAGCTGAGGCAAATAAAGCTGCTGGCAAATATGATAATGCCTCCATTGACTTTCAGGTTGACTTTTACAAAAAGGAGGGTTTGACCCCATATTCTGAGGCTAAACTTCCTATCACAAGTG ATGTTCCTGAAGGATGTGTAATAATAAGGGAGCATGTTCCTATTAGCAACCTCTTTACTTGTCTTTGGTTCAATGACGTTGACCGTTTTACTTCTAGAGATCAAATTAGTTTTTCAACAGTGAGGGATAAGATTGCGGCAAAGACAAATTGGAGTGTGAATATGTTCTTGGACTGTGAAAGGCGTAACTTTGTTGTTCAG AAACACCATAAGGAAGTTTTAGCACATTTGGCTCAGATGTCTCCTCCTACAATTTACCCTCCACCGTCACCACTATCTTTGGCCAATGATCCACCTAGACTATTTTCCCTTGAAACTTCAGGTGAAAGTATTGTCAGTACTCCACTCAGAAAGGTCTCACCAAGACGTGGGAGAGATAAGAGGTCAGGTTCTAGACGTCACCGCAAAGTTGTCAGGGGAACCGATTCAAGTTAA
- the LOC18596840 gene encoding uncharacterized protein LOC18596840: MSSTSSSSPSPSSAAFMVICLLHSVIALTSGALMMFHMKEIYTFTHGIETATKLLGSTPHDQLLIRTSDSFSGLLLFAIGFLLFMVSFVKDKEFQSFFAKGCTVLHVFMAMWRFWFERRVEDLAWDWLRQTVGDILLALSWVFFLVYSWREKYD, encoded by the coding sequence ATGTCATCGACATCATCGTCGTCACCGTCACCGTCATCAGCAGCCTTCATGGTGATTTGTCTCCTCCACTCGGTGATCGCCTTAACGAGCGGCGCGCTCATGATGTTCCACATGAAGGAAATCTACACCTTCACGCACGGGATCGAGACCGCCACGAAACTCCTTGGCTCGACCCCACATGATCAGCTCTTGATCCGGACCTCCGATTCATTCTCGGGTTTGCTCTTATTCGCAATCgggtttttgttgtttatggTCTCTTTTGTCAAAGACAAAGAGTTTCAGTCTTTCTTTGCCAAAGGTTGCACCGTTTTGCATGTTTTCATGGCGATGTGGAGGTTCTGGTTCGAGAGGAGAGTTGAGGATTTGGCTTGGGATTGGCTTAGACAGACAGTTGGCGATATTCTATTGGCTCTCTCTTGGGTATTCTTTTTGGTTTACTCTTGGAGAGAAAAGTAtgattag